The DNA sequence GAAATGAACACGAgattttgggttgggttgggttgggacCCGATAAGGTTGGGTTGACCCGATAGCGACCCAatccgcacgatttgccagccctaaattttattctttacttttcttaaaatccgtgcccacaataagagtgactcctattgtgggatggaaggagtacttcttccttcccacaataggagtcacatttgttgtcggcacgagttttaaaaaatgtaaagaatagtgagttggaaaaattagtagaatttgaagtctatttttttatattgcttttataataaaatgtgagtgaagtgagttagtagaatgttggacatacttatcatttatggtaaaagtgaaatctgactcttattgtggaacggaccgaaatgccaaatatgactcttatgtgacggagggagtataaagaaaatgagCTGAGAAAGTTGGTGATATgtgagtactatttttatacattagttttataatgatttcatctttgaaaaataaaaacttttaaaatgacacgggttttaatgcatatttagtaaagtaagagaaaaaaagtacgGGTGAGGATTCTCTGTTGTGCTATTTAGCACAACAGGGGCTGCTGTTAGAtacaacataataaaataatcaagtaaataatataaaaaaaacttaaatatatatatattattttaatattgtgttaGAGACAACAACTCATGCTGTGCTAAATAGCACAACATGGGATCTCAATTCgaaaaagtactcccttcgtcccatgtTAATAGATATACTATCTTTTTGACACGGAGATTAATGAATagatactccatccgtcccaataTAAGTGggtcatattcctttttgggatatCCCACCATAAGTGAgccatttttcctttttagcaaaaaatcatatctcttactttattctccacctactttactctctattcactcatctacttttctctctctcatactttactctctccactttaactctttaaatatcaattccttatatctcgtgccgaaaagaagtGCTTCGCttattttgggacggagggagaatttAATATATGAAGTTGGGTGAATAAAGGACTCCCTCtgtctgcgaataggagtcccgttttttccttttagtccgtctgcgaataggagtcccggtttacttTTACCacaaatggtaatagggtctcaccttccactaattcattccactcacatttcatttaaaactaatatacacaAGTGGGAcctttattccactaacttttttccactcactttccttaacatttcttaaaacttgtgccgcccataaatgagactcttaatggcggacgaagggagtaatagagataaagagagaataaagtaagagtgctgaaaaagtatgagagaaaggTTGCATTGCTTTTTaccaaatatagaaatgactaTATTGTGTTGGAATGTCCCAAGAAAGAAtatgactctattaacatggaactGATGGAGTAGTAAGTAGTGTTAGCGGATTGTGTGGTCcacttcctaaaatagaaaatttatattttaacgaatggaccgaaatggattttctatttttaagggatgagagtagtataatatagagaaaaatgagtcggtagaatattaaatctattatcaaaattaataaaagtgaaatgaaaaaattaatgaagaatgaactaaaatgaataataaggACATGACTATACTCCTTTCATCCCATTATAAGTGTAATGTATTCCTTTTTAAGCCGTCTAACTATagataacacattttttttctggCAAAGAAAACTCCtccatttctcttttatttttgtcctaattctacttttattctctattttttcactctattagtactttattatctttatatttGACCACTAAATACCACTGTCTAAAAATCTTTGCCTAAAATAACGTGTGGTGTATGTAATGGGAAGGTGGGGTATGGAGTACTCATTGAATGATTGTAtcctttttttaatctttatcTACCTGTCATTGTCTAACAGTACAAGAAAAGTGAGAGTACGAGGAAGAAACTTCTTTTtaccaataaaatatttcagaaTTCTCCTTCTTCAGGATTAACATGTCCAgaaattatcaacaaatagTTGTCACTTGTCACACATAAAGGGAAGACCAAATAGTACATATATCTCGAATCTTATCAAGTCCAGCTAACAGAATACATGAGAAGAAGGTACATCAAACACGGAGATCATATAAAGATGCCATCTTTGAGTTTGTAGAGCTAGTAATTTGTGCCTGTTATATAGTAAAACTTTCATCTTTATATCATGTAGTATTTCATAATAATGTGGTACTAGTTCAATCTGTTCGCATCCGAAGCCAACTTTTTTATAGCACTACCTATTAGAGGCTATAACTAATGAAAAAGGCTAAAACAAACAACTATTTTAAAGAACCTCCCATGTTTTCTTGCTTTACATGTCCAAGTCCAACAATACCTCCCTGTGGTTTTGAACCGATCCACTCCTTGTGGATGAAAGCCGTACACTGCAAGACAACATGCAAGTATACAACTCAGTCATTCATACAGAACAATAATCTTGAACAATTCAGCAATGTATAGTTGAATGAAATCCAGATCAAGtaccaaaaaaacaaaaaaaaaaaaacttccaAGATTAGTAAATAGTATAACCAGCCAAATCAAGCAAGTAAACAGTGATCCAAAGGACATTGAAACAGAGAATGTCATCAAACTCAAAAGCCAAACAGATAATTACCTGCAAGATGTTCTCAAAGGCGACCGGCGGGGTAGCTAGCTCTGAGGTTCAGTAGTGTGGCGAGCTGCATGCCGAATATCAAACTGATCTACATTCACCAAAGGAGCAACAGTGTCATTCCTGATCCTCTTAATATTTGGGCTCACCAACCCCCTATGCCTAAACCCATACAAGTTCAAAACTTGATTATCCGCAAAGTTGAAAGCTCTCTCCATACTCTTCAAACACCTCTCCACCGGATAATCCCCATAGCTACCGCAGGGCTTGCACCCCACAAAATGCGTCACAAACGGCCACCTCGCATCTCCCAATCCTGGGTGGTACTTCTCAATCATCTCCTCGTACTGATCCACCAACCCCTCCCAAAACCCATGCAAGTAAAAGCTATTCTCCACATACACCTTGCTCATCCACCGCTCCTTCTGCGAAAGGAACAGGTATATCAAAGCAGACTGATCATCCGCCTCAAACGCGGGCCGCCCCTTGAGACTGGCAGTCAGGATCTTCCCAGCCTCCTCGCGCAACGGACCCTTGGGCCCCATTGGCGCCCATGCGTCCAGCAAATCCAACGACCACTGGCAGTTCCGGAACAGGAAACTGCCCGTGTTCAACGCAATCCACGACTTCTGATCGAAGAGCAAATCAGGGTAGCCATGGATGACCATGTTGTAATCCTTATACTTGGAAACCGGAATCTCAAACACCATGTCTGTGAACAGAGCATCACTATCCATCCACCAAATCCACTCCACCTCCGGATGCGACAGCATCAGGCGGCGGAGCAGCGGCAATTTAGCCCAATACCCTGCCATTTCCTTATCTAAATGAGCCATGTTATACAAAATCTCAATTCCATGAATCCTACAGTAATCAATCTTGTTTTTCAGAGCCTTCAATAGATAATGATCGCCAATTGCATTGTCACAAGGAGTCGGCTGCGAGCCAGTCACTAGCAAAATCCTAGGTTTTCCCTTAACAAAATTCGGAAATTGGGGGTTTTTCTCAAGCCATACCTTACGATCTTCGTCCCATTTGCTGATCCTCGGCCCCAAACTGAAAGTATCATTCAGGCTCAGAAACCGCTCCTGCCCCTCGTCCGGGTCGCTCGGGTCCTTATCGGATCGGATCTCCGCCAGAATCCGATTGGTTTCCTCAATCAGATGCTGATTCTCGGCGTCGGCTTCGGAGGTAACGAGGCTCCCGATCCCAATTGTGCCGCGCAGGACGAGAATCGTGACGAAGCCGCAGAGGATAGTGATCTTAATGTTGTGGAGCGTCTTATTGATCTGCCGCCCCCGCAGCAGCAGAGGCCCGCCCCGCCCCCGCGCTCCGCCGTTGGTCGTCGGAAGGCGTTTCTGAGCGGAGAATGGTCCCCCCGATCCCATCAACTCGGATTAGAGTGAGAAATTGGTAGGGTTTAATGAGGAGTAGGAATTTGGGGTTGGTACTTCAGAAAATTGGCATGCACGCAATCAAAATCAGTGTTCCTTTCAcacacttctctctctctgtataataataataataataatataaaaagtgtGAATTTGGAGAAGAGGAAGGAATGTTGCAGGCGCACCgattcttcttttccttttttatttgcttcttCGATGAATTTAATTGGAGGATTGGAATTGTTGAATGGAAATTTGAGGGGTCTGTTTGGAATTGAATAGTAATTAtgggaattaaaaatatgacgACGAAGACGAACAATGCAGGCGACAAGGTGGCTGCTTTATGGAATGGATTTTCACGCGtcatgtttttgtttcttttttattactattaattaatttactgaCTCTTGTTCTTAATTATTCCTTAATTGCAGTCTTGGATTTTCTTTGCCCACCATTCTTGGTCAAATCTAGAATTCTTTCTTTTCTGTTTGAGATTTCATGAATTAGGGGCAATCTCCAATAAATTGGGGGGATTCTGtacattttattgattttgaattaattactaatatcGTTTGTGTTCTTTAGAT is a window from the Salvia hispanica cultivar TCC Black 2014 chromosome 1, UniMelb_Shisp_WGS_1.0, whole genome shotgun sequence genome containing:
- the LOC125218882 gene encoding probable xyloglucan 6-xylosyltransferase 5 isoform X1 encodes the protein MGSGGPFSAQKRLPTTNGGARGRGGPLLLRGRQINKTLHNIKITILCGFVTILVLRGTIGIGSLVTSEADAENQHLIEETNRILAEIRSDKDPSDPDEGQERFLSLNDTFSLGPRISKWDEDRKVWLEKNPQFPNFVKGKPRILLVTGSQPTPCDNAIGDHYLLKALKNKIDYCRIHGIEILYNMAHLDKEMAGYWAKLPLLRRLMLSHPEVEWIWWMDSDALFTDMVFEIPVSKYKDYNMVIHGYPDLLFDQKSWIALNTGSFLFRNCQWSLDLLDAWAPMGPKGPLREEAGKILTASLKGRPAFEADDQSALIYLFLSQKERWMSKVYVENSFYLHGFWEGLVDQYEEMIEKYHPGLGDARWPFVTHFVGCKPCGSYGDYPVERCLKSMERAFNFADNQVLNLYGFRHRGLVSPNIKRIRNDTVAPLVNVDQFDIRHAARHTTEPQS
- the LOC125218882 gene encoding probable xyloglucan 6-xylosyltransferase 5 isoform X2, whose amino-acid sequence is MGSGGPFSAQKRLPTTNGGARGRGGPLLLRGRQINKTLHNIKITILCGFVTILVLRGTIGIGSLVTSEADAENQHLIEETNRILAEIRSDKDPSDPDEGQERFLSLNDTFSLGPRISKWDEDRKVWLEKNPQFPNFVKGKPRILLVTGSQPTPCDNAIGDHYLLKALKNKIDYCRIHGIEILYNMAHLDKEMAGYWAKLPLLRRLMLSHPEVEWIWWMDSDALFTDMVFEIPVSKYKDYNMVIHGYPDLLFDQKSWIALNTGSFLFRNCQWSLDLLDAWAPMGPKGPLREEAGKILTASLKGRPAFEADDQSALIYLFLSQKERWMSKVYVENSFYLHGFWEGLVDQYEEMIEKYHPGLGDARWPFVTHFVGCKPCGSYGDYPVERCLKSMERAFNFADNQVLNLSV